In Streptomyces violaceusniger Tu 4113, one DNA window encodes the following:
- a CDS encoding SLC13 family permease → MSDWHSWAAIAVFVVAYAAIISERVHRTAAALGGAAVMLTIGATDDKAAFFDERSGIDWNVIFLLLGMMAIVGVLRQTGLFEYLAIWAVKRAHGKPFRVMTMLIVITATASALLDNVTTVLLVAPVTLLVCERLALPAAPFLIAEVMASNIGGTATLVGDPPNIIIASRGGLTFNDFLVHLAPIAVVLTAVLVVLCRVMFRKALVYDEDRAAEVMALEEREAIRDHRLLYQGLAVLALVVFGFVAHPVLHYAPSVVALLGAGLLIAVSEVETGEALKEVEWPTLAFFAGLFIMVGSLIETGVIGEISRALADATGGSELGAVMLLLFGSAVLSGVVDNIPYVATMAPITADLAHGFGGGDGVHVLWWALALGADLGGNATAIGASANVVVLGIAERNRQPISFWQFTRYGLVVTAVTVTIAAGYLWLRYFALS, encoded by the coding sequence ATGAGTGACTGGCACAGTTGGGCGGCGATCGCCGTCTTCGTCGTCGCCTACGCGGCGATCATCAGCGAGCGCGTCCACCGGACGGCCGCCGCCCTGGGAGGGGCGGCCGTCATGCTCACCATCGGCGCCACCGACGACAAGGCCGCCTTCTTCGACGAGCGTTCCGGAATCGACTGGAACGTCATCTTCCTGCTGCTCGGCATGATGGCGATCGTCGGGGTCCTGCGGCAGACGGGCCTGTTCGAGTATCTGGCGATCTGGGCGGTCAAACGCGCCCACGGCAAGCCATTCCGCGTGATGACCATGCTGATAGTCATCACCGCGACCGCCTCCGCGCTGCTGGACAACGTCACCACGGTCCTGCTGGTCGCCCCGGTGACCCTGCTGGTGTGCGAACGTCTCGCGCTGCCGGCGGCGCCCTTCCTGATCGCGGAGGTGATGGCGTCCAACATCGGCGGCACCGCCACGCTCGTCGGTGACCCGCCGAACATCATCATCGCCAGCCGGGGCGGGCTGACCTTCAACGACTTCCTCGTCCATCTCGCCCCGATCGCCGTTGTCCTGACCGCCGTTCTGGTGGTGCTGTGCCGGGTGATGTTCCGCAAGGCGCTGGTGTACGACGAGGACCGCGCCGCCGAGGTGATGGCGCTGGAGGAACGGGAGGCCATCCGCGACCACCGGCTGCTGTACCAGGGCCTGGCCGTCCTGGCCCTGGTCGTCTTCGGGTTCGTGGCGCACCCGGTGCTGCACTACGCGCCGAGCGTGGTGGCCCTGCTCGGCGCCGGGCTGCTCATCGCCGTCTCCGAGGTGGAGACGGGTGAGGCGCTGAAGGAGGTGGAGTGGCCGACCCTGGCGTTCTTCGCCGGGCTGTTCATCATGGTCGGGTCGCTCATCGAGACCGGCGTCATCGGGGAGATCTCCCGCGCGCTGGCGGACGCCACCGGCGGCAGCGAACTCGGCGCGGTGATGCTGCTGCTGTTCGGCTCGGCAGTGCTGTCGGGGGTCGTCGACAACATTCCATACGTCGCGACCATGGCCCCCATCACCGCCGACCTGGCCCACGGCTTCGGCGGCGGCGACGGTGTCCACGTGCTGTGGTGGGCACTGGCCCTCGGCGCCGACCTGGGCGGCAACGCCACCGCCATCGGCGCCTCCGCCAACGTGGTCGTCCTGGGCATCGCCGAACGCAACCGCCAGCCCATCTCCTTCTGGCAGTTCACCCGGTACGGCCTGGTCGTCACCGCCGTGACGGTCACGATCGCCGCCGGATACCTGTGGCTGCGGTACTTCGCCTTGAGCTGA